Genomic window (Magnolia sinica isolate HGM2019 chromosome 6, MsV1, whole genome shotgun sequence):
TCACCCATCTCTGAGGCGAAAGAAGCAGCAATCCCATGCTTTGGGCGGGGACCTTTTGGGAGATTTTGGAGCCAGAGACCCTTTCCCTGCAGAAATCGAGAGCGGCTTCGCCGAGAACGTATTGGGGAACGTCGACACCGAGCATCGTATCCTCATTCCAAATATCTTGGCGCTCTCTCTTTCCCAACAGAAATGCACCCCAATCTCTGCTTCCCAGACTCCAATGACGGAAGATGAAGCTAAGAGTCTATTGAGAAAGGCAAGAATCGAATACCCAACTCAGTTTGGTTTTTGTAAGAACAGGCTAATCTTCAATACCCGTCTTCAATTTTTGGTTCGAATGCTCTCAGCAGTGGTGGAAATCCAATCCCCATTATCAGCTTTCTTCCAAAAATCCATTTAAAAAGCAAAATCTCCAAATGACATTTTCAGTCTGTAATGCTATCAGAAAAAAAGGCTAAATTTTCTATGCCTTTATTCAGCTTTAGTTTGGAATGCTATCAGAAAATGCAAAACACTGATcttgattttcagattttggtctTAGAATCCATTTAGAGATGTAAATCTCCAAAACCCATTTCAGAATTTCATCTCAAAAGCTATACCCAAATTCCAATTTCCACTTTTGTCTCAGTAGATTAATGAGTAAGGCAAAGCAAAAGCACCCATTTTCAGAATTCGTCTAAAAAACTGTTAGAAAATCCAAATTTTCATTACCTATGTTTTAGGGTGTGTTTGCACGTCTGCAAATCACAAGCGATCTGAATACTGCGTCAGAACAGATGCTTATCATTCCTTCGGGAGTGACAGAAATTGGAAACTGCATTAGGCATCAGGTGGGATTCTCGTTTTTCAGAGTTTTATGTCCCAAGTCAGTATTAGCACTGATTTGTCAATATTAATTTGGGCCAAATAAGCCAGGAAATGTTATCCCTCCGATCATGATTTTCTATACTGCATCATCCAAAACACATGATAGAATGAATAAGCATCCATACTGTCAAAACTGAAGATATTCAAACCACTTGTGGTCTGAGGTATATACAAAGGCAGCCTTGATATATGTTGCAAGGCCAAAGTCATGATCATCATTGTTGTTTACTTGTAGGTAGTAGGTTGGAGACTGGTGGAGAGTGAAGGCAGGTTGAGAATTCAATGTCTGTGGAGATTGAGAGATTTTGCATGTGGGGTTGAACTCATCAATAGGATTTATAAGGTTATTGAGGACGTGGGGCATTATCCAAATCTTCACTTGGAACAACCAAATCAAGTTAGAGCTGAGCTGTGGACTGCTTCCATAGGTCAGTTCAAAGAtattacaattaaaaaaaaaaaaaaacgtcttACTTTCCTATtcattttctcttttcctttttttaattctCTTACTTTTAGTTAGCTGGTTTCTCAtcggagagagagagtagaagcaCAAAATTAATAAGCAGATAGCAACACACACGGAaaggatgtgtgtgtgtgtgtgtgagagagagagagagagagagagagagagtagaagtaCAAAACTGTGAAAAACAATACCAAcacacatggaaaaaaaaaaaaaaaaatctaccccCCAAAAATATCTCCCAGGAAAAAAATATCTTCCCAATAAAAAAAATCTTCTCCCAAAAAACATCTTCCCAAAAAAATATATCTTCCCTCCTAAAAAAACATCTTCCCAAAACACTGAGAAAAACAATAGCAACACACATGgagaacatgtgtgtgtgtgtgtgagagagagagagagagagagagagagagagtagaagcaCAAAACTGACAAAAACAATAGCAACACAACATACATGGGCTCAACTAAGTCACATGAACTGATGAACGGAGGAGAAATAAGGAGAAAGCAGAAACTTCCTATAGCTTGTCTACCTCCCCATTTCCTGCAGAAAACTACACCGTATACTCTTGACTTTTGCACAGTATGAGGTAATTCCTAGAGCATATTCACACCCTAAAAAATCAACCAAAAGGTTTTCTTGTCCTAATTAGAAGGGAACTGCAAAATCCAACCCAAAGTTATGGACTCCCTTTCTTGTTTGATACTTGCTTTACCGGTATTAGCACCGGCCATTGAAGTGTTGCTATGGGATGTATAATGATCATGTTAAAGAAACAGAATCATACATTGTATGTCATACATGATGGGGTATGGGCTTTGGTTTGaataaaataagaagaagatTGATCAAGATTGAGTGTACCGGGTTTGTATAGCATATCCTCCCAGATAACTCCATGCCCATGCAACAGCTGAGATTCCCAAGACAAGTAAAAGGGACTGTTTAATGATTTCAAACTGATTTCTAACAGCATAAAATTactagaaacaaagaaaaaaaatcgcTCTTCTAATCACCATAATCAAACCAAAGTTTGAGATCTTTACTGAATAGAAAAAACGTGCCGATTCATACACATTGCCTGTTTATATATTCCTTTTCTTACCTAACGTTCCTAATCTAACCTCAACGCTAAAGTTCTTGAATAAGTTTCTTACACAAATAGAGGAAGGACATTTATTCTGAACTAGAATAAAAATGGTAAAGTTGTTATTTTTTCCTTTAATCTTGTGAGGTGGGAGGTCATGTATCCTTGAGGCTGGATATTTATCTATTTTGCTCCCTTTTGGGTTATGTAAAATTTCATTGTGGGACTCTAAAGCAAGCCAAGAAGAACGTAGTGTAATTAAGCAAgatgaaaaagaaagaggaacGGTGTTGTGGCAGTTGCTCTCCTGTGCATTATGCTGGGAAATTTGGAAAGAAGCAACTGATTTTTCAACAAAACGTTGATATAGCTGATTCAAAGTTGCTAGAGAATCAAAGGCAATATCAGTTTTTGGGCTCTTTCTACCTCAGCCTTCCAAGATATCCAAGCATTGGATCTATCCGGAGATTGGCGGTCTGTTGCTTTGTGTGAGCCGAGGATTGATACGCCCCACCTTGGTGGGTGTATGGAAATTGAATTTGGACTAGTGCATGTGGCTGGAGTTCTCTCTTCTAGAGAATCTCTTCACTTCTCAGTCATTAGTCTAAAGGAAAGGTCATTGTTGAAGGTGATTCAACCAAATGTAACCAAGTGGCAGAAAGGCTAGTGATGAACCGCGGAAGGTGTGTTTTGTTCTTTTAAGGATTGGGTCCCTTGCTTCTAAAGGAATTTGGACTAGTGCATGTGGCTGGAGTTCTCTCGTCTAGAGAATCTCTTCACTTCTCAGTCATTAGTCTAAAGGAAAGGTCATTGTTGATGGTGATTCAACCAAATGTAATCAAGTGGCAGAAAGGCTAGTGATGAACCGTGGAAGGTGTGTTTTGTTCTTTTAAGGATTGGGTCCCTTGCTTCttgaaaatacatttcatttACCCTTGTTGCTAGAGGCGAAATCTCTAGCCGTTGTGTTGGCAAAATCAGGTGTGAGCCACCAGGCTCTTTGAATTGGGATTTTCCCTCCCTAGCTTTATACTTCTGGATTTGTGAAGGTAAAAGAAAGGGAGAAACCCAATAATTAtccaatgatgatttccatgaaaACTATTGAAAGATGGATTTcgattttgagttcttgtttgggtagcaagtggaaatctcatattcctccCACAATCTTTGTGGTAGAAAGTGATATTCATTTCCTACAAAGACAAAAGACACTGGTAGACTAGCAcaatgttcaaaatattggtatcatgttatgtatcgcattcttgggataaagatacgtatcggttatcgcatgagatatatcgtttgtatcacgtaatgtattgccgttgttggaaacatggggaaacattgagaaattggtcgaattttgcAATGAAACTTCGGTGATGGTTAAAAAAGACACTAATATACACTTATAAataaaaacattataaaaaacaagtgcacataataggttttctttggaTGAGGTCCTAATTTATGCAccatctaactgaattgatgtaagtatattcatataatttgtaAATGTAAGaaaacgtgtggaaacacaagcaatacattcaaaagcaaaagaagaatcactagatcaggttacagacatgtttgattttatgtttggacacaaattacaaccgatttgtgagaaattgggaaattatgattatttttttaaaattttccgcaactcagcccatctcctccaaatcttgaaatcgaaagcatgaaaaatcatggatttataacaatttgacattggtttaacatgatttataaaagaagaaaaaaaaaggatcgaaaataaacaatactcaccggatcaaacatgcgggatatatcccactacttgtgcgttttgtatcgTACGATAGAAGATATattatgggatatatcggccgatatcatcgatacttaaaacactggacAAGCATACCATCTGCTGTGTTTCTAGGTACAAATGCACCTATTTCCATTTAAGCGGATACTTATATCCAacaatttttgtttttgttttttttgaaatACTACCTAATGTTAACAATCTATCATAATCAAAGGTAACAAGGATCTTCAATCGAGCAGATGTGTTGTATGCCCACTTGGTTTTGATGTACACTGACTTGTTTCAAACGAGTTCATGCTCTACATTTCTTACTTAACAATTCACAATCTTACAATTCTAAATTGCAGGTGGTCTGAGTATGAACGACTTCATCGTGGCTGCCAAAATTGATGAGATCAAGACATCAGACCTTGTCCCTAAGAAAAGAGTTTGGGCATAGTTATGGGCACATGTTTTATGCTTTTTGCGAGGAAGTGCCAACCATTCGATCTTCACCATCAACTGATTTTCGAGGAGCCCTCACATTTCCATGAATCATCACTTGTACTTACTATCCTTCCTTTCTACTTTGAAGCTAATGCATATGAACTTCTTCATTGAATTAGCTGTGCCATTATCATAATGATTTTCTGCCATCATCTGAAATGATTGTTGTCATCATTAATTTTGAGTAAGATAATTGATGGCAGTAGCACTCATGCTTCAATATATTCATTCCCTCTTGATTGTGAATGAAAGAAAACATATTTAGCCTCTTTTACTTTGAAAATCGCTCTAAATTGATTAGAAATCTGTTACTCTTCCAGAAATATCTTAAAACATGAAATCTACCATTAGTTGTTTGTTCTTCATCAACTTATCTCAAAAGCAACAAAACCATACGATCAGAAACAGTTTCTTTGACTAGATGGCTCAAATACTAGTCATCATTACACTAGATGAGTAGTGCAGTACTCAATGCCCTTgtgagtttgtacaagtggggcccatttcttaGTTACACAAAATGTTGATATGATGGTCTCCAACATGGACAATCTTGCGGATTTGGATatcatagccatccaatctttggccttctCCCCAAGGAATATGAACCATCGTTGTATTTTCTTCTTAGCTGTCTGTTTTCAGGACATTGGcgaagggttaggattgttcacCGGAGAGATATCTGGTGACCCACAGGTGGGAACTATCAACAAACCTGTTTGTCGAGTTGAGCCGCGTCAGctaaagcctctctctctctctctctctctctctctctctctctctctctgttatcaCCTCTCATGATTGGTGACCCACACGCATGGATGTGCATATTGTTTAGGTTTTTTGGAATCTTGGGCTCTAATTTACAAAGCCAGATTACACAGGAAAATTCACTAAAAGGAAAACTAATGTGTGCAAGGTCCTTGTGGGACTTGGTTTCTAATGGGAATGGTACAAAATCCTATGAATGAGAGAGGCTCTTGGCCCTCTCCAACCTAGCTAGAAAAACAAATGAGACTACACTGAGAGAGAATTGGAGAGAAGGTGAGCCaaggatgcatgcatgcatggatgtggGAGCAACAATCAGAGCCATTCATCTTCAAGGTCAAGTGAGGAGACTGAGCCCGTGCATCACCGTTCCAATGTGGCACAAGATACGTGGCCGATTCTCCCTCCGCTTTGTGGTTTTTTACTTGATAAAATTGCATATGTATGCATTTCACAATCTAGCATTAGGGAATCATAACCATTCATCTGATGCCATGAAAGTTAAGGGCCCGTTTAAATGCATAAAACTAGTCAATTTATGAATTTGAGTTCATTAATTGATGTCTTTATGAAATCATTAGTTCATTAATTAGCTAATTAGTTGTTTGAGGTTTTTCttgtcaaattcatgattttctagaTTTATTGTTTGGTTGGCTAATGAAATTTACATTTTAAGAGATAGGAAACAAGTCGCTATGAAATCTCATAGGATTGGATTATTAAAACCaaacatgtggggcctacttatgATTGCCCCTTTATAAACCACATCAGtgtgatgatcttaaccatccaggcaatggatataaaatagtTGGTCCATGTTTATTATAGTAAAAGAGGTCATATCCAtgatctaggccgttcatcaagtgggacaACTGAGAATCCATGATCTAGGTCATATCCATCAATTTTCTGTCTTCTCTCAAAGTAAACTATAGCAAATAAAACAGTGGTCATGCACAACTGAGACTACTGACCCCCTCAAGTGTAGGTGCTGAAAAATCTGTGGGCcctgccgtgatgtatgtgttatatccatgccgtccactggTTTTGCCAGCTCATCTTATGGCACgagccaaaattgaagtagatccatatctcgggtggaccacaccacacaaaacactGGTCATTGAACAcgctccattaaaaacttcccaaggcccacagtgatattgatttgtcatccaacctattagtaggcacctaaatgaagggaaatttTTTTACTGGTTCGCAATAAGTTtataacggtgggcattcaatcaccacaatttcGTGTGGAAGTACCCATATTGGACTATTATCTTCCTAGTATTTTAGGTTGATGGCTTAAAACAAGCTAGCGAAATGGACAGATAATGTCGATCACAAACGTAGATTAACGTTGATCCCATCAAATCTTTTATAGGCCCACTCGCTTGTATCAAGGTATAATAAATACCAAAGGATGTGAAGGCGAATATGTCTTTTTAACACTTTTATTGAGGAAGTCTGGTAGGAAAACCTCAAAGACTTTCATGTTTATGATAATTGGAAGCTAGGAGGCACTTTGTGTTGTTTataagaaatctaccccgtccatccgttttttcagctaatgtcaggacatgagaccaaaaatgaagtggatccacaactcaaatgggccacacgacacaaaacagtggggattgagtgcccaccattgaaatatgcatggggccacataagttttgtatcaggctaatatttaatgtattcagttcatcccagtgggaaagaccttatgaacggtttggatggcatataaacatcaaggtcactgttaaggtttcaactgtagtcaCTTCCCTCCCCCACATTTTCTTGTCAtgtggccacctgagttttgcatccgtctcaattttggtctcatatcctaaaatgagctttaaaaacggatgaacgggttggatttctcacaaacatcagtgggtcccacctagcttccaacTTCCGGCAGAAAATTGGCGTCCATGAAAATTGCTTATATGGCCGGTGGAACGACCAAAAATACAACATACGTGCGACTGGTCAATATCTGATAGTTGGATGCAACTGGATTTCCTCCAAAACCATGTGGATGAAAAACAGAatcaccaaaaaataaaaaaaaatcatttgaaGTTTCATCAATTTCCTGTCTATTCTCTCAATGGTTCAGTAGGCAAGATTCATTGAGGGCTAATCAGATAAAATCTTATTGAGAATTGAGTGGACCGTACTGCTGTTGAAGCTGAGCCGTAGAAGTTAAGGTCGACCTTCCTCATCTCCATTTTGGTACAAGCTGAAAATTAGAGCTGGCAATATTATTGGGTGGTTCTTGGGCGGCCAAGGGCAGGATCCACATTTCAAATCTAGGTACCTGGACACAGGCtgatgatgaacggttcagatcaatcttCAAGTGAGTTAATGAAAGGTTTAAAGACACTTACTGTCAGTTCCGTTTTACTATACACATTGTTGTAATTTTAAATGCTATTttactattttaaattttttgtaaaaacatttctttcaaaattttctttaaatttttttgaccCAGTGTATTTAACTTCGGAGATGGTGCCACGTTgaaaaatgtaaaataaatataaaaaggtTATATGTGGGATGTACTGTGAAAGAATTTAGCCTTAGGACTTGAGATATGGGTTGAATTGTTTCTTTGCGATATTTTTCAACACTTTAATGACCCAACCAAAGATGGAAATTCCTcagagattttcagattttaacaTTATTCTTGGGATATTATAggacaattttattttaaaatatttctataaattaataaataatttaaaaattttaaatatctcTCTAACATGCATCATGAGTGGCATATGGCTAATGTTACCTTAGGAAGTATTTTCAAGGGAAAGTCCAATCTTTTGATTTTAAGCGGATAAAACGATGCAATCATCCCTTCAAATAATAGTATTTTGTCATGTCAATTCTTTCATTCAAGTTGCTAGCTTATGCAACTCTTCTTTGTACGTGACATCTACTTCTTACAGTCATTATATGAGCTCAAGTTAGAAGGTAAAAACAACAATAAAATACTTACAAAATTTGAGTGAGCCACAATACTATGAAAAAGCAAGGATGGGTCACCAACCATTAAGCATTATTCTCTCATATTACATGTAGCGCATTACTGAAATCCATCTCTCAGTCTCTCCTCTCTTTTTAAACCTCGCCCTATAACCTCTAGTATAGTGTTAAATGAAATATTCTAATCTCTTAAATTAATCCTGCATTAAAATCTTATGAAATTATGAAAAATTATAAaacctatgggatttttttatttatttaaaacattgcaatGATCAATTAGCGGACCAAAACatagtgagattttcaaaatcttggagGTATTTCTTACAATGCTTAATGCAAGTTGTGGATATTTTATTGGAGTTGTTTTCTTTCTAGAAGAGTGCTTTGGAGTACTTCTAGAAAGATGGCTCTGATCTAAGCCATGGGCCCAATCTCGATCAGATGGTTGCCACATGTGCAGACAGCGACGCCTACTAGATTGGCGGGTCTTACAGCGTGTTGACTCAGTTGACTAATGTGACCGCCGACAATTTATCCCAACATTAGGCTGTTTATGAATATAACACACTTGATTTTTCTAGGTGAGTCCATCCACGCGGTGGGCCGACCCGATGCATCCACTGCTGGGATGATCCACAAGTGCAGATTTCGACGATTAAAGATGGGCAAATATGTGAATTTTACAATATTTTCATAAAAGAAAAGTCATTGACAGCGGTCTCTTTATTTAGCGTGCAACAATATGTATTATTATAATTAAGCTTCAGGTTTCAGGTTATTCTTGTTCACACCATTGAAGCAGTTTCCTAATCTTTTCATGACTTTCTTTTACCTTGGGTTTTGATATTCTTCAATCTCTATTAGTGAGGGACTTCACTATTGTGCATGGAgtttagtgaggcccatgattTGGTGATCTATACCATTGATGGTTACCTAGGGTTGGAATGGGGATTTGATTGATGGTTTTGATTCATCAATATGCGAGCCTCTTAAGAAAATCGTGGTGAGTTGGGTGCTTGAccttattctcatgaatgttagAATTCTCACCAAAGAATTTACTATTCTTACGGGTTTAACCTTATATCAGGAATTTGAATGATTGATCAATATAATCCACGAAACTAGTTTtgtaaaatattttattaaataattaattttaaaaatatcatATGCATTGCTTTATAAAATCAATAGTTCgtatttattttaaatgatcAATTATGATAGTTGGATATGGTAGGCCTAAAACAATGAGCCTTAATATGATACATAAAATGATATTCATATGATAGTATGAGATATAATGATTACATATATCCATTGGGTTTATACATGAAAACGTCTAAACTTAGATGGATTTGACTCTATCAAAGTTCTTATATAGATTGTGGGGTGTTGCTTTCAATTTAATTAATGTACAAGAATTACCTTATAAAAATCCCCTTAACAAGAAAAGCTTAGTGACAAGGGCTTATAAGTCTATAAATATATAAGAAtagatttgaaatttttataaagTTTCGTACTATAAAAAAGCTTCATTGATTCATTGAGTAGAAAGGTGATTTGTTTGACAGTAAAAGAAGAGACAAAATAAGTATCTTATGAGTCTGTAAATACATAAGAGTAGAAAGGTAACTTATTTGAGAAAAGAAGAAGCAAGAGAGTAGGGCTGTTTACgcgtcaagctagctcgaaaaactcgctcgacttggctcgagtcAGCTCTGATTGACTCGGGTTAAATGGCCGATTCAGGCCaagtcaagctaattatttgaagctcgagttgagttcgactagggggcatttcaactcgaacctcgaactcgagctcgactcggttcgattaATAAACATATTAAAGTTGTGGGGAATGCGGAGAAAGTTGAAGTGGGATCTCTTGCTTTCACCCCAACAACGAAGAGTTTGATGTCGGTGTTGACGATATCTTGAATCCAAAATGGTATATTGTATGGAGCACTCACATGGATAGACATATCCTTTCTAAATATGTTGTGAGCTACAAATCCTCAAATCATCTGCAAGGTAGCGGAAACTGCGCTTTTGTCTGGGCAGCAACAATACAAGTGGGTCCTACTTTTTTGTGGTCCCAGGTCTGTTCAAAATACTATCCATTGGAAAGTATGGCCTTGATGATAGGTAATTCAGAACATATAATTGAGGATGCTTTTGGCCCTTGGTTCTTCTATCATAGGGCCCACATAGATGAATTTTTTGGACTGTTGAAAAATGGACTACACCCTGTTTTAGTTGCTGGGCCAAACAAAAAATGAATTTCACTTGGAGCGTCATGTAAAATgtatctttaaaatttttttagttaGTTTCTCTCCtgaatcaatggaggaggatcatgAATAGAaaccattactctctcacccaacaagctcgagctcaactcgaggtaaactcgactcgacttgaaccactagctcaactcgaactcgactcgacagctttggcaaacaagccaagcttcaatgttgaactTGAgaccgagctcgagctcgaacttgagtacaacatggacaagccgagccaagcttggcccacctcgactcgagtcggctcgatgcccacctctacaagAGAGTAACATAAGTGTCTCTTAtctcttggtatcgatccctagcaggggtggctaacatggagtgtgtgtactgacatgggtgtgtactagcaagctaactcaaaaaaaaaacataagtgtCTCTTATCTTTTGTTCTCCATAAAAGGTATGGTACGACTTATTTTAAGTTTATATTAATTTATGTATACCTAGAACTAAATTCGATATAATTTATTTTGCTTCTGCCATGTAAGCAGATGGTTTTAGTTCCATTATAAATGCATCAtgcccaaaaaaagaaaaaaatttcttgTCAAACGACTACATGCTATGCCTTTTAGTTAAACATATGGATATGGTTAAGAAGAAATACACAAACAACCGACATTCAACTAAGAAAAAAGTCCATAGATTAGATAGCTTAGATCTTCCAATTTGAAAGATATTGAGGGCGTGGTCTATCCATGATTAGGGCCTTcaaatcaatggattggataacACAATGATAAGACGATCATGAGTGAACTTTCTATGCGGTACCAAATTTCCTTCATAACTAGGAGCTGTTTTCCCTTATATATATTCTCGCGACTCAAGGTCAAATGGGGGTTACCTGAAGAAAGGGTCCATATGATTGGAACCGTCGGTCTTCTCGGCATTGCCATAACTGAACCATGGTCCAGTAGCTGAGATCAGAATTATGGTTAAATGACTCAGTGACTTGACCTAACTTGTTCAACCCTGAGTCAAGTTGCAACTTGCCCAAGTCAGGGGTGACTCGTTGGTCCGACTGAGTCAGAACAACTCGAATGAGTCATATCAGACGGTTACAAGCATCAAAACCGTTAATTACATACGTCCTAAACCCAGCCCACTTGCCCACGTTTGTGCAAGATCTCAGTCGTTAATTAGGTGCGCCCAACCATGCAAGATGTACGACAAAAATGCCATTGAAGGCCAAAACCGGCTCTTAAACACAGACCAGCCTAGCCCAATTAATAAACAGGCTGAAGTTTTGGGTCCAATATTTCAGTCCAAGACAGGCCTATAATGGGATAggccccaaaaatgagatgggccagcccagcccattgataggctAGGATTGATGGAAATCTAGTGACTCAAAGATAAAGATATGAATAAGCTAGAATCTGATTGCAGTGAactatatttggtgggccacatctgctTTGCTAGGTGAATTATGGAGGACCCAAAATCTCATCAATATGCAATCATGATGAAAAGGTGATTAGACTCGTGCACAGTCAAAATGGTCGTGCACGCcttatcgggttcttaataatgTGAGGAGACCTGGCCCACCTGGATTTTCAAGTGCATCATGATCCCAACCACTCATTCACCACATGGATCCATAAGCGAACCACCGACGAAAAATCACAAATGATCGGGTAAatctaaccattaaaaaaaaaaaatgcctaaaAAATCCATGATCAGATTTcattgcttttttcttttcttttcttttcttttttttttaaattttaaaattttaatggttaagattgtcagaTAACTGTGACATTTATCATTCATAATGGGCCCAGAAGAAGAAAGGTTGTGATCATCATATACAGATGACAAGTGTAGTGGGAggacaaaaatcaggtggactgGACCTCATCCCATCACTCATATAATAAAGCTAACTACAAGCATAAATACATTGGTGAAAATCTGATTGGGCCAAGGCCCATGTTTAAGTGGGCCCCAATATAAGAAAGACAGCCCATGGTCCTGGAATTAAAGGCCCAAATCTATAGATCTCCGGGGCCCCAGTCTCTATTAAGCCCATTGTCTGCCTTTAGTGTTGGTAAATGCCATTTATTTCTTTTCATCAATCAATCTGATGTGTCCCACTGGGATCCCCAAAAGAATGGTTGTAGAGGATATGGCCCACTAATAGCAGGGCCCACGATATTGGTTCTCACACACGTGTAAGTGTTCTTGAGGTTGGGAGAGGTTTTGAGCATTTCTCGAGGACTAGCAACTCGCACGTGTGCTCTACAGTCCATTATCGGTAATATTTTCTGTACTGGCCCACCACAGATAAGCCCGTATAAATCATT
Coding sequences:
- the LOC131248108 gene encoding probable pterin-4-alpha-carbinolamine dehydratase, chloroplastic translates to MASSSLCFSPSLLPILFPSSLPSQKPLSCATLSFTPTLPTPSNLSSFSNHPSLRRKKQQSHALGGDLLGDFGARDPFPAEIESGFAENVLGNVDTEHRILIPNILALSLSQQKCTPISASQTPMTEDEAKSLLRKVVGWRLVESEGRLRIQCLWRLRDFACGVELINRIYKVIEDVGHYPNLHLEQPNQVRAELWTASIGGLSMNDFIVAAKIDEIKTSDLVPKKRVWA